In bacterium, one genomic interval encodes:
- a CDS encoding flagellar basal body P-ring protein FlgI: MLENLHARLLTPCGLIIMLMIFAFFCPQADAAKVRIKDLCTFQNKQETDLIGYGLVIGLDGSGDGNGTQFTMQSLANMMERMGLQVEPNKLKVKNIAAVMVTARISSDLSEGTYFDVTVSSIGDANSLQGGILLITQLAGPDGVVRAVAQGSVSIGGFNVQVDEGNKIVNNYTLVGRVPNGGKISRPLQTVPGSDKVVLLTLSEPDITTAQRVASRINLEYGDYASPVDGGTIQVTIHDTIAEPTRRMRFLSDLGQLTVEPDQIAKVVINERTGTIVAGQNVIIEPVAIAHGTITVSIDSRPVISQPDGFSKGETVVTKDTEVTVNAEKARVIELESVVKLSDVAAALNKIGATPRDIVAIFQALKQAGALRSELVIM; the protein is encoded by the coding sequence ATGTTGGAAAATCTACACGCTCGACTCCTCACGCCGTGCGGTTTGATCATCATGCTGATGATCTTTGCCTTCTTCTGTCCGCAGGCTGATGCCGCCAAGGTTCGGATCAAGGACCTCTGCACATTCCAGAACAAGCAGGAAACCGACCTGATAGGCTACGGCCTCGTGATCGGACTGGATGGCTCTGGCGATGGCAACGGCACCCAGTTCACCATGCAATCGCTCGCCAACATGATGGAGCGAATGGGGCTTCAGGTAGAACCGAACAAGCTGAAAGTCAAGAATATCGCCGCAGTGATGGTCACTGCCCGGATCTCCAGCGATCTGTCCGAAGGGACCTACTTTGACGTCACCGTATCTTCCATCGGCGACGCCAATTCTCTTCAGGGCGGGATCCTACTTATTACGCAACTGGCCGGTCCTGATGGCGTGGTCAGAGCGGTCGCGCAGGGTTCAGTCTCAATAGGCGGATTCAACGTCCAGGTCGATGAGGGGAACAAGATCGTCAACAACTATACGCTGGTCGGCCGTGTGCCGAACGGCGGCAAGATCTCCCGTCCACTGCAGACAGTCCCTGGATCCGATAAAGTCGTCTTGCTGACTCTGAGCGAACCTGATATCACCACGGCGCAACGCGTCGCATCGCGGATCAATCTTGAATACGGTGACTATGCCAGCCCGGTTGACGGTGGCACGATTCAGGTGACGATCCATGACACGATCGCCGAACCGACTCGCCGCATGCGCTTTCTCTCGGATCTCGGTCAACTGACTGTCGAACCAGACCAGATCGCCAAAGTCGTGATCAACGAACGGACCGGCACAATCGTCGCCGGCCAGAATGTCATTATTGAACCAGTCGCCATAGCCCATGGCACCATAACGGTGAGTATCGATTCCCGGCCGGTCATTTCCCAACCCGATGGCTTCAGTAAGGGAGAGACGGTTGTGACTAAGGATACTGAGGTAACCGTGAACGCCGAAAAGGCGCGTGTCATTGAACTGGAATCAGTCGTGAAGTTGTCCGATGTCGCCGCCGCCCTGAATAAGATCGGCGCCACGCCGCGCGATATCGTCGCCATTTTCCAGGCCCTCAAACAGGCGGGCGCCCTTCGCTCTGAGCTGGTCATCATGTAA
- a CDS encoding lytic transglycosylase domain-containing protein: MEKYGNLIEAAAAETKLDSTLIASVIHAESRGNAKAVSHAGAKGLMQLMDATAEDLGVTDSLDPEQNIMGGSRFLKKLIDRYQDVELALAAYNAGPGNVDKYGGLPPFAETQNYVTKVMALFEEATKSPKVP; encoded by the coding sequence ATGGAAAAATATGGCAACCTGATCGAGGCCGCGGCGGCAGAAACCAAGCTCGATTCTACCCTGATCGCATCGGTGATCCATGCCGAATCGCGGGGCAATGCGAAGGCCGTTTCGCATGCCGGAGCCAAAGGGCTGATGCAGCTAATGGATGCGACGGCAGAGGATCTGGGTGTGACCGATTCTCTGGATCCAGAACAGAACATCATGGGGGGCAGTCGCTTCCTCAAGAAGTTGATCGATCGATATCAGGATGTCGAACTAGCCTTGGCGGCATACAATGCCGGTCCAGGGAATGTGGATAAATACGGCGGCCTCCCGCCATTCGCCGAAACACAGAACTATGTGACCAAGGTGATGGCCCTCTTCGAAGAAGCAACCAAGTCACC
- the flgF gene encoding flagellar basal-body rod protein FlgF, which translates to MYTSASGMIPRVQQQEAIANNIANAATAGFKKDDIFVRELSKAERKTTKTAADWMQPMVTKAFTQHTHGSLDRTNNPLDLAIDGEGFFRLQSPDGVVALTRSGSFQVANNGFLNYPGGYQLMGESGPIQVGTGTVTIAQSGEVEVDGTVVGRVVPYTVADLKKLEKVGETLFVAAPGAELTAVPTPSIQQGYLESSNVDVITEMVDMIVSYRIYEANAKSLQTQDSSLDSLFNRVAGSK; encoded by the coding sequence ATGTATACATCCGCGTCCGGCATGATTCCGCGAGTCCAGCAACAGGAAGCGATCGCCAACAACATCGCCAATGCTGCCACCGCCGGATTCAAGAAGGACGACATTTTCGTTCGCGAACTGTCCAAAGCAGAGCGCAAGACGACCAAGACGGCCGCCGACTGGATGCAGCCGATGGTCACCAAAGCATTCACCCAGCATACCCATGGCAGCCTCGACCGGACGAACAATCCGCTCGACCTGGCTATCGATGGTGAGGGGTTCTTCCGGCTGCAATCGCCAGATGGCGTTGTTGCCCTGACCCGCTCCGGCTCTTTCCAGGTTGCCAATAATGGATTCCTGAATTACCCCGGCGGCTACCAGCTCATGGGCGAGTCCGGCCCGATTCAGGTCGGTACCGGGACAGTCACCATTGCCCAGTCAGGTGAAGTGGAAGTCGATGGCACCGTGGTTGGACGAGTCGTCCCCTACACGGTGGCTGATCTCAAGAAGCTGGAAAAAGTCGGTGAGACGCTGTTTGTCGCCGCACCGGGTGCTGAACTGACTGCCGTACCGACCCCCTCGATTCAGCAAGGGTATCTCGAGTCTTCGAATGTCGATGTCATCACCGAGATGGTCGACATGATCGTGTCATATCGCATTTACGAAGCCAACGCCAAATCACTGCAAACTCAGGACAGCTCCCTGGACAGTCTCTTCAACCGGGTTGCAGGCTCAAAATAA
- a CDS encoding flagellar basal body L-ring protein FlgH, producing the protein MKLSRIIILLIILLLLPFALKTNGQDFGRSSSLYSDVKAYNVGDILTVLIYEQNSASNQVETKTEKSTSTSTSGGPGEGPLLRLIPKFGLDADNKADFNGKGENLRSGVLRGKISVTVVGKKDNGDLIIEGSRVIGISGDRETLTLNGIVRQKDIGSNNTIDSYQIADAEIHYTGKGNANTASRPGFFTRILSWIF; encoded by the coding sequence ATGAAACTGTCACGCATCATTATCCTACTCATCATCCTGCTGCTTCTGCCGTTCGCGCTGAAGACCAACGGTCAGGATTTTGGACGCTCATCTTCGCTGTATTCCGATGTCAAGGCATACAACGTTGGTGACATTTTGACTGTCCTCATCTATGAGCAGAACTCGGCCTCCAATCAGGTCGAAACCAAGACCGAAAAATCAACCAGTACGTCGACCTCCGGTGGACCCGGTGAAGGACCACTCCTTCGCCTGATCCCGAAGTTCGGACTAGATGCGGATAACAAGGCCGATTTCAACGGCAAGGGAGAGAACCTCCGCTCGGGTGTCTTGCGCGGCAAGATCTCCGTTACTGTCGTCGGCAAGAAAGATAATGGCGATCTGATCATCGAAGGTTCGCGCGTGATCGGCATCTCCGGTGACCGTGAGACACTCACCCTGAACGGAATCGTTCGACAGAAAGATATTGGCTCCAACAATACCATCGACTCCTATCAAATAGCCGATGCTGAGATTCATTATACGGGTAAGGGAAATGCCAATACGGCTTCTCGTCCCGGATTTTTCACCCGTATCCTGAGCTGGATATTCTAA
- the flgG gene encoding flagellar basal-body rod protein FlgG, producing MIKAMRTAASGMSAQQMNVDNIANNLANVNTTGFKKAKLEFQDVLYQNVRRAGVASAVGTQVPTGLAIGYGTRPSATVREFTTGDLAQTGNPLDMAISGDGFFQVQRPDGTTAYTRDGAFKISADGRVVTSDGFFLLPELSIPEDAVSVSVGQDGVVEAIQFGQDAPTQIGQLELARFINPAGLTGIGKNLMVPTSASGTATTNTPGQGGLGTIDQGYLEMSNVSVVDEMVNMIVAQRAYEINSKAIQTADDMASIANNLKR from the coding sequence ATGATCAAGGCAATGCGCACGGCAGCATCGGGCATGTCTGCTCAACAGATGAATGTCGACAACATCGCCAACAACCTGGCCAACGTGAACACCACTGGCTTCAAGAAAGCCAAGCTGGAGTTTCAGGATGTCCTGTATCAAAACGTCCGCCGCGCCGGTGTAGCATCGGCCGTGGGCACCCAGGTTCCTACCGGATTGGCGATCGGCTACGGTACGCGGCCATCCGCGACAGTCCGAGAATTCACCACCGGTGATCTTGCCCAAACCGGCAACCCACTTGATATGGCGATCTCCGGCGACGGATTTTTCCAGGTACAACGCCCGGATGGTACGACCGCATACACGCGCGATGGCGCGTTTAAGATCTCGGCCGATGGCCGTGTGGTCACCTCTGACGGTTTCTTCCTGCTCCCCGAACTTTCCATCCCCGAAGACGCCGTGTCGGTCTCAGTCGGACAGGATGGTGTGGTTGAAGCGATTCAGTTTGGTCAAGATGCGCCGACTCAGATCGGCCAGCTTGAACTGGCACGCTTTATCAATCCGGCCGGTCTGACCGGCATTGGCAAAAACCTCATGGTCCCGACCAGTGCTTCTGGTACGGCGACCACCAACACCCCCGGACAGGGCGGACTCGGCACGATCGACCAGGGATACCTGGAAATGTCAAACGTCTCCGTGGTGGATGAAATGGTCAACATGATCGTGGCGCAACGCGCCTACGAGATCAACTCAAAAGCGATTCAGACCGCCGACGACATGGCGTCTATCGCCAATAACCTGAAGAGATAA
- the flgA gene encoding flagellar basal body P-ring formation protein FlgA has product MNLRKTTFLVELMLAIALFSTTSWAIDPDEALRQVAATTFELDSATYRVEILSSQIKATDVALSELRLKPLSQKEPLGLFTVIATITRDGRMLESGQVSLRIHKFAEVLVAQESLRRHDEPVETQFSLQRMDITSLLEQPVTAFESVSGLRMRRNLAKGQILTTSAIEPVPDIEVGREVSIQCSNGLFSISTPGTAQQSGMAGELIRVKNRASGKIIQATIVDNSTVAIAP; this is encoded by the coding sequence ATGAACCTGCGTAAGACGACATTTCTGGTAGAGCTGATGCTCGCGATCGCGCTGTTCTCGACGACGAGCTGGGCTATCGATCCGGATGAAGCTCTGCGGCAGGTTGCAGCCACAACATTTGAACTCGACAGCGCAACCTATCGAGTGGAGATCCTCTCCAGTCAGATCAAGGCCACGGATGTCGCGCTCAGCGAACTGCGCCTGAAACCGCTCTCCCAGAAAGAGCCGCTCGGACTATTCACAGTCATCGCCACGATCACCCGCGATGGTCGCATGCTTGAGTCCGGCCAGGTCAGTCTGCGCATTCACAAATTTGCCGAAGTCCTGGTCGCGCAGGAATCTCTGCGCCGCCATGACGAACCGGTAGAAACCCAATTTTCCCTTCAGCGGATGGACATCACCTCCCTGCTTGAGCAGCCGGTCACAGCGTTTGAGTCCGTAAGTGGGCTCAGAATGCGGCGAAATCTCGCCAAAGGTCAGATTCTTACCACCAGTGCGATCGAGCCGGTGCCAGACATTGAAGTCGGGCGGGAGGTTTCCATCCAGTGTTCCAACGGCCTGTTTTCAATCTCCACACCGGGTACCGCTCAGCAGAGCGGAATGGCCGGCGAACTGATCCGCGTCAAAAACCGCGCATCCGGTAAGATCATCCAGGCTACCATCGTGGATAACTCAACGGTCGCTATCGCGCCGTGA
- a CDS encoding T9SS type A sorting domain-containing protein, which translates to MQKNLRILVLILALLLVATLESRGQADPGIRDTLRIDSVASFISGVGVVPVHFYNDEQLYGVEMTVQHNGVGIRIDSFSFAGGRVANVAFRNRRISSDGKILNVSALEGGAQNIPVGNGLLGHIYLSYDETVVQQTAVIDSITWAPDATFTTDFILPSVVAFTPEFVKGYLTVAENPPSFDSIWVANGSGVAGMSVAVDIFLFNERNTRDVSVALTWGSDRLTFDSLSFEGMRADPAQSKFTQYSNALHQCLGQITFGDDVPLAPGTGLFMQAWFSIDESTPDTAITIDSASYAGVQGTFLLLTAVDGNREVRPIFRSGELQVSVATDVDDQDGSLLPRDFALMQNYPNPFNPTTVIEFALPRASNVKIELYDITGRLVRTLTDGSMSAGTHKVSFDGRSSSGNQLASGVYFYRLQANDFTATKKMLLMK; encoded by the coding sequence ATGCAAAAAAACTTACGAATTCTTGTTCTTATTCTCGCGCTCCTTTTGGTGGCAACCCTTGAATCTCGAGGGCAGGCCGATCCGGGTATTCGCGATACGTTGCGCATCGACTCGGTCGCTTCGTTTATCTCCGGAGTTGGCGTGGTACCGGTACATTTCTACAACGACGAGCAGTTGTATGGCGTGGAAATGACGGTTCAGCACAACGGAGTCGGAATACGGATCGACTCGTTTTCATTCGCTGGAGGCAGAGTCGCCAATGTGGCCTTTCGCAACAGACGCATCAGCAGTGACGGAAAAATCCTGAACGTCTCAGCACTTGAAGGCGGCGCTCAGAATATTCCAGTTGGGAATGGCCTGCTGGGGCATATCTATCTGTCCTATGATGAAACGGTAGTTCAGCAAACGGCGGTCATCGATTCAATAACCTGGGCGCCCGACGCGACCTTCACTACAGATTTCATCCTACCATCGGTAGTGGCTTTTACTCCTGAGTTCGTCAAAGGCTATTTGACAGTGGCGGAGAACCCTCCCTCCTTTGATTCCATTTGGGTCGCCAATGGAAGCGGTGTGGCCGGCATGTCGGTAGCTGTGGATATCTTCCTGTTTAATGAGCGCAACACGCGCGATGTCTCAGTTGCCCTCACTTGGGGGTCAGATCGACTGACCTTTGATTCGCTCTCATTCGAGGGTATGCGGGCAGATCCCGCCCAGTCCAAATTCACTCAATATTCCAATGCCCTGCATCAGTGCCTCGGGCAGATCACCTTTGGCGATGATGTCCCACTTGCTCCGGGCACAGGCCTATTCATGCAAGCCTGGTTCAGCATTGACGAATCAACACCGGATACCGCCATCACCATTGACAGCGCTTCGTATGCCGGTGTACAGGGGACTTTTCTTCTCCTGACCGCTGTTGACGGCAATCGTGAGGTGCGACCTATCTTCCGCTCAGGCGAATTGCAGGTTTCCGTGGCGACGGATGTAGACGATCAGGATGGTTCGTTACTGCCCCGTGATTTTGCTTTGATGCAGAATTATCCGAACCCGTTTAATCCGACAACGGTGATCGAATTCGCGCTACCGCGCGCTTCGAATGTCAAGATCGAGTTGTATGATATTACCGGCCGACTGGTTCGGACGCTGACAGATGGGTCGATGTCCGCAGGCACGCACAAGGTTTCATTCGATGGGCGTTCCTCATCGGGCAATCAGCTCGCCTCCGGCGTCTATTTCTATAGACTGCAGGCAAACGATTTCACTGCGACGAAGAAGATGCTGCTGATGAAGTAA